The proteins below are encoded in one region of Metabacillus dongyingensis:
- a CDS encoding alpha-mannosidase, whose protein sequence is MFYTENKLEARIKELSEYRYRHKQEISIFNCTQDTGEIGAYPPDKPSGKTISIGDKWRGRDVYLWLQTDLEIPAEWNGKKAVGLFDFGRTGGGNNSGFESLLFLNQKPFQGVDSNHQEVFFPEDAAGHSIRLDFRLWSGLEGGGPQKEQEYTIRTAEIAWLDEQIDDLYFTSQAIYETIKELREEAPEKQLLLTSLNQSYKEIDWTEPGSSCFYESCYHARAILNDRLEQIEKNHSVTIHAIGHTHIDVAWLWRLKHTREKTARSFSTVLRLMEQYPDYVFLQTQPQLYEYLKTDYPEIYEQLKMRINEGMWEAEGAMWLEADCNIPNGESLVRQILYGSKFLKDEFGITCRYLWLPDVFGYSWALPQILKKSGITTFMTTKISWNQYNRMPHDTFRWRGIDGSEILTHFVTTPEPWNSDDSWFYTYNGLITAKTVNGAWKSYRDKDINQDLLLSYGYGDGGGGVNREMLEFRRRYDKMPGLPHVKPSKAGDYFTRLHENIQAAEGYVHDWDGELYLEYHRGTYTSQAYNKKMNRKLELAYRETEWLQVLHALQSEWSHYPKKELDQGWKIILRNQFHDIIPGSSIKEVYEDSKLEYDEAWKKHKKFTDRAAAQLTSSNTGKHYTAWNSSHWQCEELAFIPFDDDNQKEGNWHDDKGCELTAQQTNEGWLVKLTKTPSFGGIALEFRASSLKEKKIIKAPFQMNQNSLSTPFYEIAWNHAGQLTQIYDVSEKREVLAEGSRANVLQIFEDKPLAHDAWDIDLFYQEKMQEVTELISIELIECGSIRTIVQFNWSFNQTKIKQQMIVYGHSKRIDFKTHIDWQERRKLLKAAFPVDVRTTDATYDIQYGNVMRPNHWNTSWDMARFESVGHQWADLSETGYGVSLLNDCKYGYDIKGNVLRLSLLKGAMYPDPTADCGDHEFTYSILPHKGDWREGGTVREAWFLNSPLLVHKGKLSDCSQSFLSLSSQNLHIDAVKKAEEHDMVIVRLHEFEGRRGEVTLSSDWKIEEWHEVNLLEEPLSETKRGSSVTFKIKPYEIKTFAIRFT, encoded by the coding sequence TTGTTTTATACGGAAAATAAGCTTGAAGCAAGAATAAAGGAATTATCAGAATACCGGTACCGGCATAAACAGGAGATTTCAATCTTCAATTGTACGCAAGATACTGGGGAGATCGGAGCCTATCCGCCGGATAAACCATCAGGCAAGACAATTAGTATTGGAGACAAATGGAGAGGCCGGGATGTTTATTTATGGCTTCAGACAGATTTAGAGATTCCGGCAGAGTGGAACGGAAAAAAAGCAGTTGGATTATTTGACTTTGGCCGGACAGGTGGAGGAAATAATTCAGGATTTGAGTCTCTTTTATTTTTAAATCAAAAGCCATTTCAGGGAGTGGATTCTAATCATCAAGAGGTCTTTTTCCCAGAAGATGCTGCTGGTCATTCTATTCGGCTTGATTTTCGCTTATGGTCAGGACTTGAAGGGGGCGGACCGCAGAAAGAGCAGGAATATACGATTCGCACTGCTGAGATTGCATGGCTTGATGAACAAATAGATGATCTATATTTCACCTCACAAGCTATCTATGAAACAATTAAAGAATTAAGAGAAGAGGCTCCAGAAAAGCAGTTATTGTTAACGTCCCTGAACCAGAGCTACAAAGAAATTGACTGGACGGAACCTGGAAGCAGCTGCTTTTATGAGTCCTGTTATCATGCCCGGGCCATACTTAATGATCGGTTGGAACAAATTGAAAAAAATCATTCTGTTACGATTCATGCCATCGGCCACACGCATATAGATGTCGCCTGGCTGTGGAGATTAAAACATACACGAGAAAAGACGGCCCGATCTTTTTCTACAGTCTTAAGATTAATGGAACAATATCCTGATTATGTTTTTTTACAAACACAGCCGCAGTTATACGAATATTTAAAAACAGATTATCCAGAGATCTATGAACAATTAAAAATGCGGATTAACGAAGGAATGTGGGAAGCTGAAGGGGCCATGTGGCTGGAGGCTGATTGCAATATTCCAAATGGAGAATCTCTAGTCAGACAAATTTTATATGGCAGCAAATTTTTGAAAGACGAATTTGGGATCACATGTCGTTATTTATGGCTTCCAGATGTTTTTGGTTATAGCTGGGCTTTACCGCAAATCTTAAAAAAATCAGGTATAACCACGTTTATGACCACGAAAATCAGCTGGAATCAGTATAATCGGATGCCGCATGATACCTTCAGGTGGAGAGGGATAGACGGAAGTGAAATCTTGACACATTTTGTGACGACGCCAGAACCTTGGAATTCAGATGACTCTTGGTTTTATACCTACAATGGTTTGATTACTGCTAAAACAGTTAACGGAGCTTGGAAATCCTATCGTGATAAAGATATAAATCAAGACTTGCTTCTTTCATATGGGTATGGGGACGGCGGCGGCGGAGTCAACCGTGAAATGCTTGAATTTAGGAGAAGATATGACAAGATGCCCGGTTTGCCGCATGTAAAGCCTTCAAAAGCAGGTGATTATTTTACAAGACTTCATGAAAACATCCAAGCAGCAGAAGGCTATGTTCATGATTGGGATGGAGAGCTTTATTTAGAGTATCATCGAGGAACATATACAAGCCAGGCCTATAATAAAAAAATGAATAGAAAGCTCGAGCTTGCCTATAGAGAAACAGAATGGCTGCAAGTATTGCATGCCCTTCAAAGTGAATGGAGTCACTATCCGAAGAAAGAACTGGACCAGGGCTGGAAGATCATCTTGAGAAATCAATTTCATGATATTATCCCAGGGTCATCTATTAAAGAAGTATATGAAGACTCGAAACTTGAGTATGATGAGGCGTGGAAAAAGCATAAAAAATTTACAGATCGTGCAGCAGCTCAATTAACAAGTTCAAACACGGGGAAGCATTACACAGCCTGGAATTCCTCACATTGGCAATGTGAGGAGCTGGCTTTCATCCCTTTTGATGATGATAATCAAAAGGAAGGGAACTGGCATGATGACAAGGGATGCGAATTAACTGCACAGCAAACAAATGAGGGATGGCTTGTTAAACTTACCAAAACCCCGTCATTTGGCGGAATAGCACTAGAATTTCGTGCATCTTCCTTGAAAGAGAAAAAGATCATAAAAGCACCATTTCAAATGAATCAGAATTCTTTATCCACACCTTTCTATGAGATTGCTTGGAATCATGCTGGCCAATTAACTCAAATATATGATGTGTCTGAAAAGAGAGAAGTGTTAGCGGAAGGTTCAAGGGCAAATGTCCTGCAAATTTTTGAAGATAAGCCATTAGCACATGATGCATGGGATATTGATCTCTTTTACCAGGAAAAAATGCAGGAGGTAACAGAACTTATTTCAATAGAATTGATCGAATGCGGTTCAATTCGCACGATTGTACAGTTTAATTGGAGCTTTAACCAAACAAAAATCAAACAGCAGATGATTGTTTATGGTCATTCCAAACGAATTGACTTTAAAACGCATATTGATTGGCAAGAACGCCGCAAACTTCTAAAGGCTGCCTTTCCTGTAGATGTCAGAACGACAGATGCGACTTATGATATTCAATATGGGAATGTAATGAGGCCGAATCATTGGAACACAAGCTGGGATATGGCCAGATTTGAAAGCGTTGGGCATCAGTGGGCAGATTTATCTGAAACAGGATATGGTGTAAGCTTGCTTAATGATTGTAAGTATGGTTACGACATTAAGGGAAATGTTCTCCGGCTGTCTTTATTAAAGGGTGCAATGTACCCTGACCCAACCGCTGACTGTGGGGATCATGAATTCACTTATTCGATCCTTCCTCATAAAGGAGATTGGCGAGAAGGCGGGACTGTTCGAGAAGCTTGGTTTCTGAATAGTCCGCTCCTTGTACATAAAGGTAAGTTATCGGATTGCAGCCAATCATTTCTTTCTCTGTCCTCTCAAAACTTGCATATTGATGCCGTAAAAAAAGCTGAGGAACATGACATGGTGATTGTTCGGTTGCATGAATTTGAAGGAAGAAGAGGCGAGGTTACTCTTTCCTCTGATTGGAAAATAGAAGAATGGCACGAAGTGAATTTACTAGAAGAGCCCCTGTCAGAGACAAAAAGAGGTTCAAGCGTCACATTTAAAATCAAGCCATATGAAATTAAAACCTTTGCTATCCGTTTCACATGA
- a CDS encoding sensor histidine kinase codes for MLLKIREWRNKIFHRILFTYSVIILLCMFLLFSLLSQYYTEVVVQRELDANTRILERVETYFNRKHDYVDSVFKELYFKTDLIEDISFALQHDYNQYLSYRLDRYSESSSFVPSDLETFIENYFSQDSDVNAVSINSDATLSEYLYIFNHYRWSQSVNQVSEINLDKDFLISERKSSGLVNDISQRSIQNSYHVTKKLNDPGTLKKLGDISIYYSFEGLENLLHLRQQQLKGTVLIYNNLGDLLYPSKAASIEKEGSKPDFQTILKKTRIKGETYYVNTLADERSQLMIVGLIPEKEIQGVTLVHRTMLLITILLTAAAILLTYIAMRKYSKRIQVIEHSMSEVQKGNLDVRIQDVHQKDELSMISTSFNQMAEDLNRYIDQMFISEIKQKEAEMKALQSQINPHFLYNTLEAIRMKAIADGSKTTSTMIYYLAQLFRYSLKDSEAVTVQDEIEHVKQYLQLFQVRYPERLHVHYDIEEQVLNYEILKFMLQPIVENYVIHGLKKHESTNHLYIGVHRKQTQLIIMIRDNGRGIAPDRLADIQKRLKEEHETFESIGLSNVLQRIRLRFGDEYGLIIDSTVDAGTEVQISMPIIGGNEQDV; via the coding sequence ATGCTATTAAAAATAAGAGAATGGCGGAATAAGATTTTCCATCGCATTTTGTTCACATATTCTGTCATTATTTTATTGTGTATGTTTTTGCTGTTTTCGCTTTTATCTCAGTATTATACAGAAGTAGTTGTCCAAAGAGAATTGGATGCAAATACGAGAATACTAGAGAGAGTGGAAACTTATTTTAATCGCAAACATGATTATGTTGACAGTGTTTTTAAGGAACTCTATTTTAAAACAGATCTTATTGAAGATATCTCATTCGCTTTGCAGCACGATTATAATCAATATCTTTCTTATCGGCTTGACCGTTACAGTGAAAGCAGCTCTTTTGTACCAAGTGATCTCGAAACATTCATTGAGAATTACTTTAGTCAAGATTCAGATGTTAATGCGGTCAGCATCAACAGTGATGCTACCCTTAGTGAATATTTGTATATCTTTAATCACTACAGATGGTCGCAGTCAGTTAATCAAGTTAGTGAAATAAATTTAGATAAAGATTTCCTAATATCTGAAAGGAAATCCAGCGGACTTGTAAATGATATCAGTCAACGATCCATTCAAAACAGCTACCATGTCACGAAGAAATTAAATGACCCCGGCACATTAAAAAAACTTGGTGACATATCAATCTATTATAGCTTTGAAGGTTTAGAGAATCTCCTTCATTTACGTCAGCAGCAATTAAAAGGGACAGTTCTTATCTATAATAACTTAGGTGATCTTCTATATCCCTCTAAGGCAGCTTCGATAGAAAAGGAAGGAAGTAAGCCTGATTTTCAAACCATTTTAAAAAAGACAAGAATTAAAGGGGAAACCTATTATGTCAACACATTAGCAGATGAACGCTCACAGCTTATGATTGTTGGTCTAATTCCTGAAAAAGAAATCCAAGGCGTTACACTAGTTCACCGGACCATGCTTCTGATCACGATTTTGTTAACGGCTGCCGCCATTTTGCTTACCTATATTGCTATGCGAAAATACTCAAAACGCATTCAGGTCATCGAACATTCCATGTCTGAGGTACAAAAGGGAAACTTGGATGTCAGGATTCAAGATGTTCATCAAAAAGATGAATTGAGTATGATTTCAACCAGCTTTAATCAAATGGCAGAGGATTTAAATCGCTATATCGATCAAATGTTTATTTCAGAAATCAAACAAAAAGAAGCCGAAATGAAAGCCCTGCAATCTCAAATCAATCCCCATTTTTTATATAATACCCTTGAAGCGATTCGTATGAAAGCAATCGCAGATGGGTCAAAAACAACCAGCACGATGATTTATTATTTAGCTCAATTATTCCGATATTCTTTAAAAGATAGTGAAGCTGTCACCGTACAAGATGAAATAGAGCATGTGAAACAATATCTGCAATTATTTCAGGTGCGCTATCCAGAGCGTTTACATGTACATTACGATATAGAGGAACAGGTACTAAACTATGAAATTCTTAAATTTATGCTTCAGCCCATTGTCGAAAACTATGTCATTCATGGATTAAAAAAGCATGAAAGCACGAATCATCTATACATTGGAGTTCATAGGAAGCAAACGCAATTAATCATCATGATTCGCGATAATGGAAGAGGAATCGCACCTGATCGATTAGCTGACATTCAAAAGCGGTTAAAAGAAGAACATGAAACATTTGAATCGATTGGATTATCCAACGTCCTGCAAAGGATAAGGCTGAGATTTGGAGATGAGTACGGATTAATCATCGACAGCACAGTCGATGCAGGAACAGAAGTCCAGATATCAATGCCAATCATAGGAGGAAATGAGCAGGATGTATAA
- a CDS encoding response regulator transcription factor translates to MYNVFLVDDEPFIIEGMKSIINWEDIGLQIIGHAYDGEEALKTLQTKECDILLTDIMMPQMNGLELITALKVIKPHMKYIVLSGYQEFEYVKKGISLGIENYLLKPIDEEELAATLRNTIEKLQQLQHEDEDYYVLRDNAIWRWLNRDISHQELKKRLDIYDLHLHDSTLVFAIVQLELAADHRGERSGIRKWIEECLGCLCVINPEEEMILIWLNKRPDEVESDLHHLQMNLDQKQEVHDYFIALGKENCSADDIFLSFYRTRDLLKYRFVISEGTKLILEKDAEKFSETTEMIRTFNFQELLKQVLTGNHCEVEKWIHSAFDQFSERISLDTSQLAKSFSIELMSTIRSSLDLPNDLIKLAKETSSVLQADTITELRNVVIAFLKNLMEQIKNRNDQMSPIIHSVLQYIQTSYHEELSLKTLSQKFHVNTIYLGQLFQKEVGSVFSDYINQLRIEKAKMMLKESHLKSGEIGKKVGYSDSTYFYKQFKKSMGVTPTEWRALHSYESQS, encoded by the coding sequence ATGTATAACGTTTTTCTTGTTGATGATGAACCATTTATTATTGAAGGAATGAAATCAATTATTAATTGGGAAGATATCGGGCTTCAAATAATCGGGCATGCCTATGACGGAGAAGAGGCTCTAAAAACACTTCAAACAAAGGAATGCGACATTCTTCTTACGGATATCATGATGCCTCAAATGAACGGTTTAGAATTGATCACAGCCTTAAAAGTCATAAAGCCTCATATGAAATATATTGTGCTGTCAGGCTACCAAGAATTTGAGTATGTTAAAAAGGGCATTTCACTTGGAATTGAAAACTATCTATTAAAACCGATTGATGAAGAAGAGCTTGCTGCAACATTACGTAATACAATCGAAAAGCTTCAGCAATTGCAGCACGAGGATGAAGACTACTATGTGCTAAGAGACAATGCAATCTGGAGATGGTTAAACAGGGATATCAGCCACCAGGAATTAAAAAAACGTTTGGACATTTACGATCTTCATCTTCATGATTCAACGCTCGTATTTGCCATTGTACAGCTGGAACTTGCAGCTGATCATAGGGGAGAACGATCAGGGATTCGCAAATGGATTGAAGAATGCTTGGGATGTCTATGTGTGATAAATCCAGAGGAAGAGATGATATTAATTTGGTTAAACAAACGGCCTGATGAGGTTGAAAGTGATTTACATCATTTACAAATGAATCTTGATCAAAAGCAGGAGGTTCACGATTATTTCATCGCTCTTGGAAAAGAAAATTGTTCAGCAGATGATATTTTTCTAAGTTTTTATCGAACCAGGGATCTCCTGAAATATAGATTTGTCATTTCTGAGGGCACAAAGTTAATTCTTGAAAAGGACGCAGAAAAGTTCTCCGAGACCACAGAAATGATTCGGACATTTAACTTTCAGGAACTTTTGAAACAAGTGCTGACGGGGAATCACTGTGAAGTGGAGAAATGGATACATTCTGCTTTCGATCAATTTTCTGAACGGATATCTTTGGATACCTCACAATTAGCTAAAAGCTTTTCCATCGAATTAATGTCCACCATCCGCAGTTCACTCGATTTGCCAAATGATTTAATAAAGCTTGCAAAAGAGACATCAAGTGTTCTTCAAGCGGATACAATCACTGAATTACGAAATGTGGTGATTGCATTTTTAAAAAATCTAATGGAGCAAATAAAAAATCGAAATGACCAAATGAGCCCGATTATCCATAGTGTTCTTCAATATATTCAGACCTCATACCATGAAGAGCTCTCCCTAAAAACGTTAAGTCAAAAGTTTCATGTAAACACCATTTATTTAGGGCAGCTCTTTCAAAAAGAAGTCGGAAGCGTTTTCTCTGATTATATTAATCAGCTGAGAATTGAGAAAGCTAAGATGATGTTAAAGGAATCCCATTTGAAATCTGGGGAAATTGGAAAAAAGGTAGGGTATTCAGACTCCACTTACTTTTATAAGCAATTTAAAAAAAGCATGGGTGTAACTCCAACCGAGTGGAGAGCACTGCATAGTTATGAGAGCCAGTCTTAA
- a CDS encoding ABC transporter permease → MKWIKNFFVNVYKNRVWLLMVLPGTIWFLFFSYLPMFGTVIAFKNFRYDAEGFLASVLNSEWVGFQNFEFLFSTNDAFVITRNTILYNAVFIILGLILSVFIAIVLSELANKKLAKVYQTGMLFPHFLSWVVISYFVFTFLSVDRGLLNKIFEWFGLEAVSWYSETEYWPFILIFMSMWKGVGYGSIVYLAAIVGIDRTYFEAAMIDGANKWQQIRHVTMPMITPLIVILTILNVGKIFNSDFGLFFQVPRDSGALYPVTNVIDTYVYRGLTTMGEISMSTAAGLYQSVVGFILVMLTNYLVKKIDKEYALF, encoded by the coding sequence ATGAAATGGATCAAGAATTTCTTTGTTAATGTGTACAAAAATCGTGTGTGGCTCCTCATGGTTTTGCCAGGGACGATTTGGTTTTTATTTTTCTCTTATTTACCGATGTTTGGAACCGTAATTGCTTTTAAGAATTTTCGCTACGATGCAGAAGGATTTTTGGCAAGTGTATTAAATAGCGAATGGGTTGGATTTCAGAACTTTGAATTTTTGTTCAGTACAAATGATGCCTTCGTAATTACCAGAAACACAATCTTATATAACGCAGTCTTCATTATTTTAGGATTAATACTTTCTGTTTTTATTGCGATTGTGCTGAGTGAATTAGCGAATAAAAAACTTGCAAAAGTGTATCAGACCGGAATGTTGTTTCCTCATTTTTTATCATGGGTTGTTATTAGTTATTTTGTTTTTACCTTTTTAAGTGTAGATAGAGGATTGCTGAACAAAATTTTTGAGTGGTTTGGATTGGAAGCGGTTTCCTGGTATAGCGAAACAGAATATTGGCCTTTCATTCTTATCTTTATGTCAATGTGGAAAGGTGTAGGGTACGGAAGCATCGTCTATCTCGCAGCGATTGTTGGGATTGATCGAACATATTTTGAAGCTGCAATGATTGACGGGGCTAATAAGTGGCAGCAAATTCGCCATGTGACGATGCCGATGATTACACCGCTTATTGTCATTTTGACTATTTTAAACGTCGGGAAAATTTTCAACTCTGACTTTGGTTTGTTTTTTCAAGTGCCGAGAGATTCCGGTGCATTATATCCCGTTACAAATGTTATTGATACCTATGTCTATCGAGGACTAACGACTATGGGTGAAATAAGCATGAGCACGGCTGCAGGACTCTATCAATCGGTCGTTGGCTTTATCCTGGTTATGCTGACGAATTATCTTGTTAAGAAGATTGATAAGGAGTATGCCTTATTTTAA
- a CDS encoding carbohydrate ABC transporter permease, with protein sequence MNVILGGFAMVCVFPFIYVIMISLTDEKTLAANGFQIIPEKWSPAAYQYLWAMKDQLFQSYFITILVTILGTLISVMTISFYAYAISRKQFLYRKFFTFLAFFTMLFGGGLVPFYIVATQVLQLKNTIWALILPLVVNAFYILIMRTFFIRSVPESVLESARIDGASEWRIFFQIVLPLSLPGIATIALFSTLGYWNDWFNALLFIDNPTLVPLQSLLMKVEGNLEFIRQNALTNGQQAGILTAIPQDAAKMAMVVISTLPIAIAYPFFQKYFVSGLTIGSVKE encoded by the coding sequence ATGAATGTGATCTTAGGCGGATTTGCCATGGTATGTGTGTTTCCTTTTATATATGTTATTATGATTTCTTTAACGGATGAAAAGACGCTTGCCGCTAATGGGTTCCAAATTATTCCTGAAAAATGGAGTCCTGCTGCCTATCAATATTTATGGGCTATGAAAGATCAGTTGTTTCAATCCTATTTCATTACGATACTCGTTACAATTTTAGGTACATTAATAAGTGTGATGACGATCTCTTTTTATGCTTACGCAATCTCAAGAAAACAGTTTTTGTATCGCAAATTTTTCACATTTTTAGCTTTCTTTACAATGTTATTTGGCGGAGGATTAGTTCCTTTTTATATCGTGGCCACTCAGGTTCTGCAATTGAAAAATACGATCTGGGCTCTAATTCTGCCGCTTGTTGTAAACGCTTTCTACATTTTGATTATGCGAACCTTTTTCATCAGGTCGGTACCTGAATCTGTATTAGAATCAGCACGCATTGACGGCGCAAGTGAATGGAGAATCTTTTTTCAAATCGTTTTGCCATTATCCTTGCCTGGTATCGCAACCATCGCATTATTCAGTACACTTGGTTACTGGAATGATTGGTTTAATGCCTTGTTATTTATTGATAATCCAACACTGGTTCCGTTGCAATCTCTTTTAATGAAGGTTGAGGGCAACTTGGAATTCATTCGCCAGAATGCATTAACAAATGGTCAGCAAGCCGGAATATTAACCGCCATTCCGCAAGATGCAGCAAAAATGGCGATGGTAGTCATTTCAACCTTGCCGATTGCGATTGCTTATCCATTTTTCCAAAAATATTTTGTCAGCGGGCTGACAATCGGCAGTGTAAAAGAATGA
- a CDS encoding ABC transporter substrate-binding protein: MQKKWVSIFMAVISLTLILSGCMGGAKESNSTENGELKPYELTWYMIGTPQKDADKVMEKVNEYTKEKINTKINLKMIDWGDYDKKMQVVIASGEPFDIAFTSSWAANYVLNARKGAFVELDKLLDSEGKELKEALDPAFLEGAKIDGKLYAVPANKEVGQQSVYVFNKRLVEKHNLDIKKVKSLEDLEPLLKTIKENEPDFTPISTFNPYLPFDYILDDKMPFAVHLDSSDHKIVNVYETPEMEQALKTMHSFYKAGYIKSDAATSNDPWPLEVENWFVRKEMYQPYAELTWARTSGYDLAVQPIHEPITFNGSVTGSMQAISVTSKNPERAMMFLNLLNTDPYLRTLLDKGIEDVHYEKGENDKIKDLQARIDNFNMPSFAIGNQFILPLYDNDPDDKWDAFEKFNNDSIAAPTLGFYFDPNPVRTEIAAIANVSSEFSKPLMTGSVDPEEYLPKANKKFKEAGLDKVMAEIQKQYDAWRKTQGK; encoded by the coding sequence GTGCAAAAGAAATGGGTATCGATTTTTATGGCAGTGATTAGTTTAACCTTGATTTTATCAGGATGCATGGGGGGAGCCAAGGAGAGCAATTCAACTGAAAATGGGGAACTAAAACCGTATGAACTGACGTGGTATATGATCGGAACACCTCAAAAAGATGCCGATAAAGTCATGGAAAAAGTAAATGAATACACAAAAGAAAAAATAAATACTAAAATCAACCTGAAAATGATCGACTGGGGTGACTATGATAAAAAAATGCAGGTCGTGATTGCCTCGGGTGAGCCGTTTGATATTGCATTTACAAGTTCGTGGGCAGCAAACTATGTATTAAATGCCCGAAAAGGTGCTTTTGTCGAATTAGATAAATTACTGGATTCAGAAGGAAAAGAATTAAAAGAAGCATTAGACCCTGCCTTTTTAGAAGGGGCAAAAATTGACGGGAAATTGTATGCCGTTCCAGCCAATAAAGAAGTAGGACAGCAAAGTGTTTATGTTTTTAATAAGAGATTAGTTGAAAAACACAACCTGGACATTAAGAAAGTTAAGTCACTTGAAGACTTAGAGCCATTATTAAAAACCATTAAAGAAAATGAACCTGATTTCACCCCGATTTCTACGTTTAATCCATACCTGCCGTTTGATTATATTTTAGATGATAAAATGCCGTTTGCTGTTCATCTGGATTCATCGGATCACAAAATTGTCAATGTGTATGAAACACCAGAGATGGAGCAAGCATTAAAAACGATGCACAGCTTCTATAAAGCGGGATATATTAAGTCAGATGCTGCAACCAGCAACGATCCTTGGCCGCTTGAAGTAGAAAACTGGTTCGTTCGCAAAGAAATGTATCAGCCATATGCTGAGCTTACATGGGCCCGTACTTCAGGATATGATTTAGCAGTTCAGCCAATTCATGAGCCGATCACTTTTAATGGTTCAGTAACAGGCTCGATGCAGGCTATCTCTGTGACATCAAAAAATCCGGAACGTGCGATGATGTTCTTAAATTTATTAAATACAGATCCATATTTACGAACTTTATTGGATAAAGGGATTGAAGATGTTCATTATGAAAAAGGAGAGAATGATAAAATTAAAGATTTACAAGCACGTATTGATAACTTTAATATGCCAAGCTTTGCCATCGGAAATCAATTTATCTTACCTTTATATGACAATGATCCAGATGATAAATGGGATGCCTTTGAGAAATTCAATAATGATTCTATAGCTGCTCCTACGCTTGGATTCTATTTTGATCCAAATCCAGTCCGTACGGAAATCGCTGCTATCGCAAATGTCTCAAGTGAGTTTTCAAAACCGCTCATGACAGGTTCAGTAGACCCGGAAGAGTACTTGCCAAAAGCAAACAAAAAGTTTAAAGAAGCCGGACTTGATAAAGTCATGGCTGAAATTCAAAAGCAATATGATGCTTGGAGAAAAACACAGGGTAAATAA